In Paenibacillus sp. FSL M7-0420, a single genomic region encodes these proteins:
- a CDS encoding vWA domain-containing protein — translation MSSINLRKKIVELTLVKKQLTGVTARVGIVLDITGSMRSLYARGVVQEVVERILAVASKFDDNGSLDVWVYDTEFSRLPPVTEQELGSYVFTHIMNNDSIHKFGRNNEPPVMNDVIEKYTKEEPDTTPVFIIFINDGGVVKLTRKVIMAASSLPVFWQFVGIGDSDFEVLKQLDTMSGRLVDNASFIHLDRIEDVSDEELYDQLLNEFPQWLKAAKAKGIL, via the coding sequence TTGTCTTCGATTAATCTGCGCAAAAAGATTGTGGAGCTCACCCTGGTCAAAAAACAGCTCACCGGTGTAACCGCAAGAGTGGGTATCGTGCTGGACATCACCGGCTCCATGCGCAGCCTCTATGCCAGAGGGGTAGTGCAGGAGGTGGTAGAACGTATCCTCGCGGTTGCCAGCAAGTTCGATGATAACGGCTCCCTGGATGTGTGGGTCTATGATACGGAATTCAGCAGACTTCCGCCGGTTACCGAGCAGGAGCTTGGCAGCTATGTCTTCACTCATATTATGAACAACGATTCAATTCATAAGTTCGGGCGCAATAACGAACCGCCGGTGATGAATGATGTTATTGAAAAATACACCAAGGAGGAGCCGGACACGACGCCAGTGTTCATTATCTTCATCAATGACGGCGGTGTGGTCAAACTGACCCGCAAAGTCATTATGGCTGCCTCCTCGCTTCCGGTCTTCTGGCAGTTTGTCGGCATCGGCGACTCCGACTTCGAGGTGCTGAAGCAGCTCGACACGATGAGCGGCAGACTGGTGGATAACGCCAGCTTCATCCATCTGGACCGGATTGAAGACGTATCCGATGAGGAGCTGTATGACCAGCTGCTGAATGAATTCCCGCAGTGGCTGAAGGCAGCGAAGGCGAAGGGTATTCTGTAG
- a CDS encoding TerD family protein produces MDFTAIDFETANSGRSSACALGLVQVRDGIVTAEHNWLIDPRQRFDGMNIAIHGITPSMVRGQPTFAELWPTVEPLLQGEIVIAHNAAFDMSVLRYCLDDYSLCYPGFQYLCTYLLGKKMLQDLPSHKLNVISAHFGIRLKHHDALEDARASALILLKLMEQWQQFDPLLLAGSQGYKAGTMYDSGYTPFKAVPKKAAKKPAAGKKAAASPAVDVSPGLPVGGTVAGQSPGEAPAASPGKLPAEASPAAGGAAVPILVRGQRVDIGDKLSASRLLAAVEWDAPASHPEASQPETAAFLLRESGRCEQERELIFSGNMEDPSGSVFCSKPAAHMGHLYLQLTSLPAAITRIALAFTVAEFSGDRNPGPVWNASVSLVDSRTGVRLAVFPFGRNIMPGMSVVIGEFYRYKDKWRFAAIGEGFAGGLRALCSHYGLEADSAAKAQAESAAAAETED; encoded by the coding sequence ATGGACTTTACTGCGATAGACTTTGAGACTGCCAATTCCGGCCGCTCCAGCGCCTGTGCCCTGGGGCTTGTTCAGGTCCGGGACGGTATCGTTACAGCGGAACATAACTGGCTGATTGATCCGCGGCAGCGGTTCGACGGGATGAATATTGCCATTCATGGCATTACGCCCTCGATGGTCAGAGGCCAGCCTACCTTCGCCGAGCTGTGGCCCACGGTGGAGCCGCTGCTGCAGGGAGAGATTGTGATCGCGCATAATGCCGCCTTCGATATGAGTGTGCTGCGCTACTGCCTGGATGACTACTCTCTCTGCTATCCCGGCTTTCAATATTTATGTACCTACCTGCTCGGCAAAAAAATGCTCCAGGACCTTCCCTCCCATAAGCTGAATGTCATCTCGGCGCATTTCGGCATCCGGCTGAAGCACCATGATGCCCTGGAGGATGCCAGAGCTTCTGCACTGATTCTCCTGAAATTGATGGAGCAGTGGCAGCAGTTCGATCCGCTGCTCTTAGCCGGCAGCCAGGGCTACAAGGCCGGGACGATGTATGACAGCGGGTATACGCCGTTCAAGGCAGTGCCCAAGAAGGCCGCGAAGAAGCCGGCCGCCGGGAAGAAGGCAGCGGCCAGTCCTGCGGTCGATGTTAGCCCAGGATTGCCGGTGGGCGGAACGGTGGCCGGGCAGTCGCCAGGTGAAGCGCCAGCGGCATCGCCCGGTAAGCTTCCGGCGGAAGCATCGCCAGCCGCCGGAGGTGCGGCTGTCCCCATATTGGTGCGGGGGCAGCGAGTCGATATCGGCGATAAGCTCAGCGCCTCCAGACTCCTTGCTGCTGTAGAGTGGGATGCACCGGCTTCGCACCCGGAAGCGAGCCAGCCGGAGACCGCTGCCTTCCTGCTCCGGGAGAGTGGACGCTGTGAGCAAGAGCGGGAGCTTATCTTCTCTGGAAATATGGAAGACCCTAGCGGCTCCGTCTTCTGCTCTAAGCCCGCTGCGCACATGGGACATCTGTATCTTCAGCTAACCAGCCTGCCTGCAGCCATTACACGGATTGCGCTGGCCTTCACGGTTGCGGAGTTCAGCGGTGACCGGAATCCGGGCCCGGTCTGGAACGCTTCCGTATCACTGGTTGATTCCCGGACGGGAGTCAGACTGGCCGTATTCCCCTTCGGCCGGAACATTATGCCAGGCATGTCCGTTGTTATCGGCGAGTTCTACCGTTATAAGGACAAATGGAGATTTGCTGCAATTGGCGAGGGGTTCGCGGGCGGACTCCGCGCCCTGTGCAGCCACTATGGCCTGGAAGCGGACAGCGCCGCGAAGGCACAGGCAGAATCCGCAGCAGCTGCGGAGACTGAAGACTGA
- a CDS encoding IDEAL domain-containing protein yields MMRLETQDILNITRKQIAGIFKMEPVELKFVNDYQGEQYLLTNDKLHLSNQHYWAKVMDCVFENHVRPVLMCEVLYFLRNEFLESDIKLMFSYDFAEGSEGEAAASAEISFKDSPDLQPDEIAELIDFALTLQDKQWFEELTAKYKQLTVQ; encoded by the coding sequence ATGATGAGATTAGAAACACAGGACATCTTGAATATCACCAGGAAGCAAATTGCCGGTATTTTTAAAATGGAGCCGGTTGAACTGAAATTTGTCAATGATTATCAGGGTGAGCAATACCTGCTGACCAACGATAAGCTGCATCTCAGCAACCAGCATTATTGGGCAAAGGTCATGGATTGTGTGTTCGAGAACCATGTCAGACCTGTTCTGATGTGTGAGGTGCTCTACTTCCTGCGCAATGAGTTTCTGGAAAGTGACATTAAGCTAATGTTCTCCTATGATTTTGCGGAGGGCTCGGAGGGGGAAGCAGCGGCTTCGGCAGAGATCAGCTTCAAGGATTCGCCGGATCTGCAGCCTGATGAGATTGCCGAATTGATTGATTTTGCGCTGACTTTGCAGGATAAGCAGTGGTTCGAGGAACTGACTGCCAAATATAAACAGCTCACGGTTCAGTAA
- a CDS encoding GNAT family N-acetyltransferase, producing the protein MNHSAELVIREAAASDREAIAGVLLEAYSEYAAVLPEPFWAEYRDSILGSVHGDAPVSRIVAELDGQIVGSVLLFTSSEAAYGRPELGIHTPIIRLLAVSPAVRGRGVARLLIREAAERAVALGAASLNLHTSDMMASAIRLYEALGFKRAYETDLKNGDTLVKGYRLELPVSAGSHAEPTSTARITG; encoded by the coding sequence ATGAATCACTCAGCAGAACTTGTAATCCGTGAAGCCGCAGCTTCCGACCGTGAAGCCATTGCCGGGGTCTTGCTCGAAGCTTACAGCGAATATGCAGCCGTGCTGCCCGAACCGTTCTGGGCGGAGTACCGGGATTCTATTCTCGGCTCCGTTCATGGCGATGCACCCGTCTCCCGGATTGTAGCGGAGCTGGACGGACAAATTGTAGGGAGCGTGCTGCTGTTCACCTCCTCAGAGGCTGCTTACGGCAGGCCGGAGCTTGGCATCCATACACCGATCATCCGTCTGCTGGCCGTATCTCCGGCGGTCCGGGGACGCGGGGTGGCCAGACTTCTGATCCGTGAAGCCGCAGAAAGGGCTGTTGCGCTAGGAGCAGCCAGCTTAAATCTTCATACTTCGGATATGATGGCCTCTGCGATTAGATTGTACGAGGCATTGGGCTTCAAGCGGGCTTATGAAACGGATTTGAAGAACGGGGATACTCTGGTCAAAGGCTACCGCCTGGAGCTGCCGGTCTCCGCCGGTTCACACGCGGAACCAACTTCTACGGCCAGGATAACGGGCTAA
- a CDS encoding 3'-5' exoribonuclease YhaM family protein, with protein sequence MTLIKQLAPQDEFTGFYLLRELVLKQTNGTPPKDYFDIVLGDASGQISAKYWDVSVTDKETFFPMALVKVRGMAHTYREKLQVKITKLRLVNESDGVSLTDFIRSAPVRPVDLVHTIKNEMASIADPEIAAIVNFCVGKVEEKLMHYPAAKTHHHAYFAGLAYHMVRMLEIGDFLCKQRPFLNPDLMRAGIILHDIAKPEEMISQYGIVSDYSVKGKLIGHISMASSWITEAAIRTGIDLESEKILALQHLVLSHHNLGEWGSPVQPQTAEAVALHHIDAMDAKLQMVEDALDTTPETEEWTPFIRGLENKAVYRLKI encoded by the coding sequence ATGACATTAATCAAACAGCTAGCCCCGCAGGATGAATTCACCGGCTTCTATCTGCTTAGAGAACTGGTGCTGAAACAGACGAACGGGACTCCTCCCAAGGATTACTTCGATATTGTACTAGGTGATGCCAGCGGCCAGATTTCGGCCAAATACTGGGACGTCAGCGTGACGGATAAGGAGACTTTTTTCCCGATGGCGCTGGTGAAGGTCCGGGGGATGGCTCATACGTACCGCGAGAAGCTCCAGGTCAAAATCACCAAGCTCAGACTGGTCAATGAATCCGACGGGGTATCGCTGACCGACTTCATCCGCTCGGCCCCGGTGCGTCCTGTGGACCTGGTCCATACCATTAAGAACGAGATGGCGAGTATTGCCGATCCGGAGATTGCTGCGATTGTCAACTTCTGTGTCGGGAAGGTTGAGGAGAAGCTGATGCATTATCCGGCGGCCAAGACCCATCATCATGCCTATTTCGCCGGGCTTGCTTATCACATGGTCCGCATGCTGGAGATTGGGGATTTCCTGTGCAAGCAACGTCCGTTCCTGAATCCTGATCTGATGAGAGCGGGGATTATCCTCCATGATATCGCCAAGCCGGAAGAGATGATCTCGCAGTATGGCATTGTGTCGGACTACAGTGTGAAGGGCAAGCTGATCGGGCATATCTCCATGGCCTCCAGCTGGATTACCGAAGCGGCAATCCGCACCGGCATTGATCTGGAATCCGAGAAAATCCTGGCGCTTCAGCATCTCGTCTTATCCCATCATAATCTGGGTGAGTGGGGAAGCCCGGTCCAGCCCCAGACGGCTGAAGCGGTTGCCCTGCATCATATCGATGCGATGGATGCCAAGCTGCAAATGGTGGAGGACGCCCTTGATACCACTCCGGAGACGGAGGAATGGACGCCGTTCATTAGAGGACTGGAGAATAAGGCCGTCTACCGGCTGAAGATATAA
- a CDS encoding LysR family transcriptional regulator — protein MNIENIEAFVYINHYGSFNKAADVLYISQPTVTARIQSLERELDCKVFDRLGKQINLTDKGRQFLPYAQQILQVYQNGRHQIQSKGQIPGELRIGSTVSVSNYLMPRLLLHLKRRYPHIRMKLTTAPTEVLIEKLKAKEIDLAFIRKVVNPAIQSFPFCEDPISLYVYAGHPLARKGRASIREISEQTLVFFECGSLDWMRLHRVFESMERPPGIVYQVDNLETAKKLVLKQAGICFLPALSVQDEVEAGTLVRVDITETEGISLRTSLISLNGENAEFLDTLLELGTGTLSKLN, from the coding sequence TTGAATATCGAGAACATTGAGGCTTTTGTCTACATTAACCACTACGGAAGCTTCAACAAAGCGGCAGATGTGCTCTATATCTCGCAGCCGACAGTGACGGCCCGTATCCAGTCACTGGAACGGGAGCTGGACTGCAAAGTATTCGACCGGCTGGGCAAGCAGATTAACCTGACGGATAAAGGCCGCCAGTTCCTCCCCTATGCGCAGCAAATTCTGCAGGTCTATCAGAACGGCAGGCATCAGATTCAATCCAAAGGCCAAATCCCCGGCGAACTGAGGATCGGCAGCACCGTATCGGTCTCCAATTATCTGATGCCCCGTCTGCTGCTGCATTTGAAGCGGCGGTATCCCCACATCCGTATGAAGCTGACGACTGCTCCTACGGAAGTATTGATTGAGAAGCTGAAGGCGAAGGAGATCGATCTCGCTTTTATCCGCAAGGTAGTGAATCCGGCCATCCAGTCGTTCCCCTTCTGTGAAGACCCGATCTCGCTGTATGTGTATGCCGGTCATCCGCTGGCCCGCAAGGGCCGCGCTTCGATCCGGGAGATCTCTGAGCAGACCCTCGTATTCTTCGAATGCGGCTCGCTGGACTGGATGCGTCTGCACCGGGTATTCGAGAGCATGGAGCGTCCGCCGGGCATTGTCTATCAGGTGGATAACCTGGAGACCGCCAAGAAGCTGGTGCTGAAGCAAGCGGGAATCTGCTTCCTTCCAGCCTTGAGTGTGCAGGATGAGGTAGAGGCGGGAACGCTGGTAAGGGTGGATATCACGGAGACCGAAGGCATCTCCCTGCGGACCAGCCTGATCTCACTGAACGGGGAGAACGCGGAGTTCCTGGACACCCTGCTGGAGCTGGGGACGGGGACGTTGAGTAAGCTGAATTGA
- the hemH gene encoding ferrochelatase encodes MNQSCIGVILAQIGTPDAPSAKAVRPYLKRFLSDRRIIDYHPLLWQPLLRGIILRTRPRRSAKLYQEIWMEEGSPLLVHSRAQQAALQTLLGSSYQVELGLAYSTPGMAEAFHKLEASGVTRIIVLPLFPQYSSTTTASVYEAASFAALGRHSRYGQVSKRFVPALRFVEAYHDAPGYIAAMQSLLQRQIRAMSEEPDYYVLSFHGIPRRYAETGDPYPQQCQETGRLLAEAMGWTPERWQLSFQSRFGPETWVGPSTADTLKELHGRGIRRPLIFSPGLVTDCLETLHELAVEGRELFAMGGGNAEMLEVAPCLNDTKEWISFLAERVDCSAQGWLSSAE; translated from the coding sequence ATGAATCAGTCGTGTATAGGCGTTATTCTTGCTCAGATCGGAACCCCTGACGCCCCGAGCGCCAAGGCGGTCCGCCCCTATCTCAAGCGATTTTTGTCTGACCGCAGAATTATTGATTATCATCCGCTGCTCTGGCAGCCGCTGCTGCGCGGCATTATACTGCGCACCCGTCCGCGCCGGTCCGCGAAGCTCTATCAGGAGATCTGGATGGAAGAGGGCTCGCCTCTGCTCGTCCACTCCAGAGCACAGCAGGCAGCGCTCCAGACCCTGCTGGGCAGCAGCTATCAAGTCGAGCTGGGGCTTGCTTACAGCACACCCGGTATGGCCGAAGCCTTTCACAAGCTGGAAGCTTCGGGAGTGACCCGTATCATCGTTCTTCCGTTATTTCCCCAGTATTCCTCAACAACAACAGCTTCCGTCTATGAAGCTGCAAGCTTCGCCGCTCTGGGACGGCATAGCCGCTACGGGCAGGTATCCAAGCGCTTCGTTCCGGCGCTGCGGTTCGTAGAAGCCTACCATGATGCCCCCGGCTATATAGCAGCGATGCAATCCTTATTGCAGCGGCAGATCCGCGCGATGAGTGAAGAGCCGGATTATTATGTCCTGTCCTTCCATGGCATTCCCCGCCGTTATGCCGAGACCGGAGATCCCTATCCGCAGCAGTGCCAGGAGACAGGCCGTCTGCTCGCAGAAGCGATGGGCTGGACCCCGGAACGGTGGCAGCTCTCCTTCCAGTCCCGTTTCGGGCCGGAGACCTGGGTCGGTCCGTCGACTGCGGATACGCTGAAGGAGCTTCACGGACGCGGAATCCGGCGGCCGCTGATTTTCTCACCCGGACTTGTCACGGACTGCCTCGAAACGCTGCATGAGTTGGCCGTAGAAGGCCGGGAGCTCTTCGCCATGGGCGGCGGGAACGCTGAGATGCTGGAGGTGGCCCCTTGTCTGAACGACACGAAAGAATGGATCAGCTTCCTCGCAGAACGGGTAGACTGCTCCGCCCAGGGCTGGCTGTCTTCCGCCGAATGA
- a CDS encoding transporter substrate-binding domain-containing protein, protein MNKTISFASTLVLTLLIAGCGTNNSANNGKVAGAASPNSPESTAAAADPAKVTKIVVGTGTAFPNVCFIDENGKLTGFDVELLKEIDKRLPEYEFEFQTMDFSNLLLSLETKKIDLVAHVMEKNPEREQKYAFNKEAYAHWRNRIVVAKGNDSIQTLDDLKGKKVLTGATSAQAQILENYNKEHGADSIQIVYQNGAANDTVSQIDSGRVDATLAADFVLPIIDPQSKLQAVGPELSSADILYVLRKDDAPSQKLSDAIDGVVKELKTDGTLGKISTQWLGADVTTSSVQ, encoded by the coding sequence ATGAACAAGACCATTTCGTTCGCATCCACACTTGTACTAACACTGCTGATCGCTGGCTGCGGCACCAATAACAGCGCAAATAACGGCAAGGTAGCGGGGGCAGCATCTCCGAATAGTCCGGAGTCCACGGCTGCTGCCGCCGATCCGGCTAAGGTGACCAAGATCGTGGTCGGCACCGGCACTGCTTTTCCCAATGTCTGCTTCATCGATGAGAACGGCAAGCTGACCGGCTTCGATGTAGAGCTGCTGAAGGAGATTGACAAGCGACTGCCGGAGTATGAGTTTGAATTCCAGACGATGGACTTCAGCAATCTGCTGCTGAGCCTTGAGACGAAGAAGATTGACCTGGTGGCCCATGTCATGGAGAAGAACCCGGAGCGGGAGCAAAAGTACGCTTTTAACAAGGAAGCTTATGCCCACTGGAGAAACCGCATTGTTGTAGCCAAAGGCAATGATTCCATCCAGACACTGGATGACTTGAAAGGTAAGAAGGTGCTGACCGGCGCGACCAGCGCACAAGCGCAAATTCTTGAGAACTATAACAAGGAGCACGGTGCGGATTCAATCCAAATTGTCTATCAGAACGGTGCCGCCAATGATACGGTCAGCCAGATTGATTCAGGAAGGGTGGATGCTACACTTGCTGCGGATTTCGTATTGCCAATCATCGACCCGCAGAGCAAGCTGCAGGCGGTGGGTCCCGAGCTGTCCTCCGCTGATATTCTGTATGTGCTGCGCAAGGATGATGCCCCTTCGCAGAAGCTGTCGGATGCCATTGACGGTGTGGTCAAGGAGCTTAAGACAGACGGCACCCTTGGCAAAATAAGCACACAGTGGCTGGGGGCGGACGTCACCACCTCATCGGTTCAATAA
- a CDS encoding FMN-binding protein → MKKLISLTVSAALLLAPLAYTINAPALNLKVDAVSAASEEAPAATAKPAPKATAKPAATPKATAKPAATPKATAKPAATPKATAKPAATPKATAKPAATPKATAAPAATAKATAKPAATAKATAKPAATAKPVATAAPVTVHKDVYQDGVYVAYGDAYSKGTEGAKVTIKDGKIADIELLRTSPKIIDRNARENYSGVWAAYGLMKDRLMGKTRDGAAAVDAVSGATRTSNGWKLSVDRAFERSLAHQAADATYFDGVHMGVDPEAKYAVFATYEANKLTEVKLYPLSATGDFVDEKTYTAEQTAAIAAITPALLAKGAGAQPVAGFEAETKAAVNAFWDAEQNASINNKAAYVDGFYSSYGTARSVGVERADVVIRNGKLVDVKLFRLGSNLIDRGATAYAEVVKANAPMTAKLLANGSYIANYDEKVDGISGATESSHGWNQAVEQAFEKALKTPGEGQSFDGKFAGVDNQSKVMLLVDIDADQVTGIKLSLFGADGKLIADDKRTEEQKSLVDKLTAGLLASGVQAPDIAGQEALSAAAKAALADALTNASKVQGTYKDGTFTAYGDAYDKGTNKADVTLRNGKIVNVALSRVGMNMVDLGKAAYAEVQKAIPVLTASFLAAGTREGAQDVDAVSGATSSSNALKAAVDRAYGKAEITETDKAAYFDGIFIGASVDKTVNVMVTTKYNVPVTMAVYYLDDKGKVRYNLTDDELLVKYEIENTSNGKGLHKYGYRAAAFGANDAQKAISAKAVEAIKAALESAGK, encoded by the coding sequence TTGAAAAAATTAATTTCTTTGACTGTAAGCGCAGCCTTGCTGCTCGCGCCATTAGCCTACACGATTAACGCACCTGCCTTGAACCTGAAGGTGGATGCGGTTTCAGCAGCCTCGGAAGAAGCGCCGGCAGCGACTGCTAAACCAGCTCCGAAGGCCACAGCCAAACCGGCAGCCACTCCGAAGGCCACAGCCAAACCGGCGGCAACTCCGAAGGCCACAGCCAAACCGGCAGCCACTCCGAAGGCCACAGCCAAACCGGCGGCAACCCCGAAAGCCACAGCCAAACCGGCAGCCACTCCTAAGGCGACAGCTGCACCGGCAGCAACGGCTAAAGCAACTGCTAAGCCGGCAGCAACCGCCAAGGCAACAGCCAAACCAGCGGCAACTGCAAAGCCTGTAGCAACAGCAGCACCAGTTACTGTGCACAAGGATGTATATCAGGATGGAGTATATGTAGCCTATGGCGATGCGTATTCCAAAGGTACAGAGGGTGCAAAGGTAACGATTAAGGACGGCAAGATCGCCGATATCGAGCTGCTCAGAACCAGCCCGAAGATCATCGACCGCAATGCCCGTGAGAATTACAGCGGTGTGTGGGCAGCCTACGGTCTGATGAAAGACAGATTGATGGGCAAAACCAGAGACGGCGCGGCTGCGGTTGACGCTGTATCCGGTGCAACCCGTACCAGCAACGGCTGGAAGCTGTCTGTAGACAGAGCTTTTGAGCGATCGCTTGCGCACCAAGCGGCTGATGCCACTTATTTTGACGGAGTCCACATGGGCGTAGACCCTGAGGCCAAATACGCAGTGTTTGCTACCTATGAAGCAAACAAGCTGACTGAGGTGAAATTGTATCCGCTGAGCGCTACCGGAGATTTCGTGGATGAGAAGACATATACGGCTGAACAGACCGCAGCGATTGCAGCAATCACTCCTGCATTGCTCGCCAAAGGTGCTGGAGCGCAGCCGGTAGCCGGCTTCGAGGCCGAGACCAAAGCCGCAGTGAACGCCTTCTGGGATGCCGAACAGAATGCCAGCATCAACAACAAGGCTGCTTATGTTGACGGATTCTACTCTTCCTACGGTACAGCAAGAAGTGTAGGCGTAGAGAGAGCGGATGTTGTGATCCGTAACGGCAAGCTGGTGGATGTGAAGCTGTTCAGACTTGGCAGCAACCTGATCGACAGAGGGGCAACCGCCTATGCCGAGGTTGTGAAGGCTAATGCTCCGATGACAGCCAAATTGCTGGCTAACGGCTCTTATATCGCTAACTATGATGAGAAGGTAGATGGAATCTCCGGAGCCACCGAGAGCAGCCATGGCTGGAATCAGGCGGTAGAGCAGGCCTTCGAGAAAGCCTTGAAGACTCCGGGTGAAGGTCAAAGCTTCGATGGTAAATTTGCCGGTGTGGATAATCAGTCCAAGGTTATGCTGCTGGTTGATATCGATGCGGATCAGGTAACGGGCATCAAGCTGAGCCTGTTCGGCGCAGATGGCAAGCTGATTGCAGATGACAAGCGTACCGAAGAACAGAAATCACTGGTCGACAAGCTGACCGCAGGACTGCTCGCAAGCGGCGTGCAGGCTCCTGATATCGCCGGACAGGAAGCCCTGTCGGCTGCTGCGAAGGCAGCACTGGCTGATGCTTTGACCAATGCTTCCAAAGTACAAGGCACTTATAAAGACGGCACCTTCACCGCTTATGGTGATGCTTATGACAAAGGCACTAACAAAGCAGACGTTACACTGCGTAACGGCAAGATCGTTAATGTGGCTCTGTCCCGTGTAGGCATGAACATGGTGGATCTGGGCAAAGCCGCTTATGCCGAGGTGCAAAAAGCAATTCCGGTTCTGACCGCCAGCTTCCTGGCCGCAGGCACAAGAGAAGGCGCTCAGGATGTGGATGCGGTATCCGGCGCTACGAGCAGCAGCAATGCGCTGAAGGCAGCCGTTGACAGAGCTTATGGTAAAGCGGAAATTACGGAAACGGATAAGGCCGCGTATTTCGACGGGATTTTCATCGGTGCAAGTGTGGATAAGACTGTAAATGTTATGGTTACTACTAAGTATAATGTTCCAGTAACTATGGCTGTGTACTACCTGGATGATAAAGGGAAAGTAAGATATAATCTGACGGATGATGAGCTGCTGGTGAAATACGAGATCGAGAATACCTCGAACGGCAAAGGACTGCATAAGTACGGGTACCGTGCAGCAGCCTTCGGAGCGAATGATGCCCAGAAAGCCATCTCCGCCAAAGCGGTAGAAGCGATCAAAGCTGCGCTTGAATCCGCCGGCAAATAA